Proteins from a single region of Paenibacillus sp. BIHB 4019:
- a CDS encoding SRPBCC domain-containing protein yields MADQLEITRELDAPRELVFKVWSEVEHLKKWWGPTGLEISYAKLDFRPGGMFHYKMTAPDGAEMWGRFVFGEIVEPEKIVFINSFSDKDGNAVRAPFSETFPIEISNTLTFTEQDGKTILTLLGGPVNATEAERQFFMGMFDSMRQGFGGTFDQLEAYLKEVQAV; encoded by the coding sequence ATGGCTGATCAATTGGAAATTACAAGAGAACTGGATGCGCCGCGCGAGCTCGTATTTAAAGTATGGTCTGAGGTCGAGCATTTGAAAAAATGGTGGGGACCGACTGGGCTGGAAATTAGCTATGCCAAGCTGGATTTTAGACCAGGCGGCATGTTCCATTACAAGATGACGGCGCCGGATGGTGCTGAAATGTGGGGCAGATTCGTTTTTGGAGAAATCGTAGAGCCGGAAAAAATCGTTTTCATTAACTCTTTTTCGGACAAGGATGGCAATGCTGTACGTGCCCCTTTCAGCGAAACATTCCCGATTGAAATTTCCAATACGTTAACGTTTACCGAGCAGGATGGCAAAACCATTCTTACCTTGCTTGGAGGGCCAGTTAATGCGACGGAGGCAGAACGCCAATTTTTCATGGGCATGTTCGATTCGATGAGACAAGGCTTTGGCGGCACGTTCGACCAGCTTGAAGCTTATTTGAAAGAAGTTCAGGCGGTCTAA
- a CDS encoding metalloregulator ArsR/SmtB family transcription factor, with translation MKAMTFSALAEPNRLSIVELLRDGPLPVGAIAEQLELNQPQTSKHLRVLSDAGLVEVQPAANKRIYKLRPQSLQQLNEWSETFRSMWEQRFDNLEAYLKELQKQEAAQAQQSITKLKTEDEHG, from the coding sequence ATGAAAGCGATGACCTTCAGCGCTTTAGCCGAGCCGAACCGACTGAGTATCGTGGAGCTTCTGCGTGATGGGCCGCTGCCCGTAGGAGCTATTGCCGAGCAGTTGGAGCTCAACCAGCCCCAGACGTCGAAGCATCTCCGCGTGCTCAGCGACGCGGGCCTGGTTGAGGTGCAGCCGGCTGCCAATAAGCGAATTTACAAGCTGCGCCCGCAATCTTTACAGCAATTGAACGAATGGTCGGAGACGTTCCGCAGCATGTGGGAGCAGCGCTTCGACAATTTGGAGGCTTATTTGAAGGAGCTTCAGAAGCAAGAGGCAGCACAAGCCCAGCAATCGATTACAAAGTTGAAGACGGAGGATGAACATGGCTGA